From a region of the Microterricola gilva genome:
- the hemW gene encoding radical SAM family heme chaperone HemW, which yields MASALPLGDPAPADGLLPASAADGAADRDFSVYLHVPFCRVRCGYCDFNTYTATELRGVKQSDYASQAVLEVEHSARILKRSGVPARPAATVFFGGGTPTLLPAEHLARMLDAVREHHGLAPDAEVTSEANPDSVDRDYLQTLKDAGFTRVSFGMQSAVPHVLATLERTHDPARVPLVVAWAREVGLDVSVDLIYGTPGESLDDWRASLEHAIAQQPDHISAYSLIVEDGTKLARQIKRGEVAQPDEDLQADMYELADELLGAAGYEWYEVSNWARGAEHRSQHNLAYWRSNDWWGIGPGAHSHVGGMRWWNVKHPSAYADRVLAGDSPAAGRESLDAGTREFERVLLLARIREGIPVDSLSAAGRLAVAGLIADELINARAALAGSVELTLRGRLLADAVVRRLLDDDAA from the coding sequence ATGGCCAGCGCACTTCCACTCGGCGACCCGGCCCCAGCCGACGGCCTGCTGCCGGCGAGCGCGGCGGACGGCGCGGCCGACCGCGACTTCAGCGTCTACCTGCACGTGCCCTTCTGCCGGGTGCGCTGCGGCTACTGCGACTTCAACACCTACACGGCCACAGAGCTCCGCGGTGTCAAGCAGAGCGACTACGCCAGCCAGGCCGTGCTCGAGGTCGAGCACAGTGCACGCATCCTCAAGCGCTCCGGCGTGCCGGCGCGTCCGGCCGCGACCGTCTTCTTCGGCGGCGGCACCCCGACCCTGCTCCCCGCGGAGCACCTCGCCAGGATGCTCGACGCGGTGCGCGAACACCACGGTCTGGCCCCGGATGCCGAGGTCACCAGTGAGGCGAACCCCGACTCCGTGGATCGCGACTACCTGCAGACGCTCAAGGATGCCGGTTTCACCCGCGTCTCCTTCGGCATGCAGTCCGCCGTTCCCCACGTGCTCGCGACCCTCGAGCGCACCCACGATCCTGCCCGCGTCCCACTCGTCGTCGCCTGGGCGCGCGAGGTCGGGCTCGACGTGAGCGTCGACCTGATCTATGGAACGCCGGGGGAGTCGCTCGACGACTGGCGCGCCAGCCTCGAGCACGCGATCGCCCAGCAACCCGACCACATCAGCGCATACTCGCTCATCGTCGAGGACGGCACGAAGCTGGCCAGACAGATCAAGCGGGGCGAGGTCGCCCAGCCAGACGAGGACCTGCAGGCCGACATGTACGAGCTCGCCGACGAGCTGCTCGGCGCCGCCGGATACGAGTGGTACGAGGTGAGCAACTGGGCGCGCGGCGCCGAACACCGTTCGCAGCACAATCTGGCCTACTGGCGCAGCAACGACTGGTGGGGCATCGGCCCCGGCGCGCACAGCCACGTCGGTGGCATGCGCTGGTGGAACGTCAAACACCCGTCGGCCTACGCGGATCGCGTGCTTGCCGGCGACTCGCCGGCCGCCGGGCGGGAGAGCCTGGATGCCGGGACCCGCGAGTTCGAGCGGGTGCTGCTGCTCGCCCGCATCCGTGAGGGGATCCCGGTCGACTCGCTGAGCGCCGCCGGGCGCCTGGCCGTCGCCGGTCTGATCGCCGACGAACTGATTAACGCACGAGCCGCCCTTGCCGGATCAGTGGAACTGACCCTGCGCGGGCGGCTGTTGGCCGATGCTGTCGTGCGCCGCCTCCTGGACGACGACGCCGCGTAG
- a CDS encoding DUF1990 family protein gives MRRPALADQPLSYGPVGGTLAPTLLASPPDGYRATESSVRLGSGAERFAAASVELMHWQVLRRSGIAVADAAGAGAREVTLGDTVVQSLPLAGLRFAAPIRVVRVLQEPRRVGYAAGTLPGHPLRGEELFLIEHRADDSVWLVIRAFAQPATLLYRIGSPAIRFARRRYTARFLRALLEEERAS, from the coding sequence GTGCGGCGCCCAGCGCTCGCTGACCAGCCCCTGAGTTACGGGCCGGTCGGTGGAACGCTGGCGCCGACGCTGCTCGCCTCCCCACCGGACGGCTATCGCGCCACGGAGAGCAGCGTGCGGCTCGGATCGGGCGCCGAGCGTTTCGCCGCGGCGTCCGTCGAGCTGATGCACTGGCAGGTGCTGCGTCGCAGCGGGATCGCGGTGGCGGATGCCGCAGGCGCCGGCGCACGCGAGGTCACGCTCGGCGACACCGTTGTGCAGTCGTTGCCGCTGGCCGGCCTGCGCTTCGCGGCGCCGATCCGCGTCGTGCGCGTGCTGCAGGAGCCGCGCCGCGTCGGCTACGCCGCGGGAACCCTGCCCGGCCACCCCTTGCGCGGCGAGGAACTGTTCCTCATCGAGCACCGCGCCGACGACTCGGTCTGGCTCGTCATTCGGGCTTTCGCTCAGCCAGCAACCCTGCTCTACCGCATTGGCTCACCCGCCATCCGGTTCGCCCGCCGCCGCTACACCGCCCGCTTCCTCCGCGCTCTGCTCGAGGAGGAGCGCGCGAGTTGA
- a CDS encoding DUF1990 family protein — MRRSTFTDQPVSYGAIGGTMAPDLMSFPPAGYRPASHSTQLGSGAERFASASAALMTWGVQRGSGIEVTDTNQGTGEQYHGLLFGADGAPLAEQPQHHSDERFGPDGTPYITPGMTAVLRVTAWRKTVTAPVRVVLVIDEPGSVGFAYGTMDGHPESGEELFLVEHREDDSVWLVIRSFSKPSSRGWWMLAPLLRLQQRAYTKRYLRALHPAAAA; from the coding sequence GTGCGTCGTTCCACATTCACCGATCAACCGGTCAGCTATGGCGCGATCGGCGGCACGATGGCGCCCGATCTCATGAGCTTCCCGCCGGCCGGCTATCGCCCAGCCAGCCACAGCACGCAGCTCGGCAGCGGCGCTGAGCGCTTCGCCTCGGCATCCGCGGCCCTCATGACCTGGGGCGTGCAACGCGGCAGTGGCATCGAGGTCACCGACACCAACCAGGGCACGGGCGAGCAGTACCACGGCCTGCTCTTCGGCGCGGACGGGGCTCCGCTGGCCGAGCAGCCCCAGCACCACAGCGACGAGCGCTTCGGCCCGGACGGCACGCCGTACATCACGCCGGGAATGACCGCCGTCCTGCGGGTCACCGCGTGGAGGAAGACCGTCACGGCCCCCGTACGTGTCGTCCTCGTCATCGATGAACCAGGGTCGGTTGGGTTCGCCTACGGCACGATGGACGGCCACCCCGAGAGCGGTGAGGAGCTGTTCCTCGTCGAACACCGTGAGGACGACTCGGTCTGGCTCGTCATCCGCAGCTTCTCCAAGCCGAGCTCGCGCGGGTGGTGGATGCTGGCGCCGCTGTTGCGGCTTCAGCAGCGCGCGTACACGAAGCGTTACCTGCGGGCGCTGCACCCCGCCGCCGCGGCGTAG
- a CDS encoding response regulator, with protein MIRMLLADDHPVVRAGLKALFSSESDIEVPAEAETAEAAVELCREQRFDIVLMDLQFGSAGRGAMQGAEATRVIRSADGAPRVLVLTNYDTDADILGAVEAGASGYLLKDAPPTELIAAVRAAAAGESAISPAIEMLLQNRADAAGSPLTLRESEVLALVAEGRSNRDIGRQLFLSEATVKSHLVHIFTKLGVSSRTAAVAAAQTSGAIRSRAL; from the coding sequence GTGATTCGCATGCTGCTGGCCGATGACCACCCCGTTGTGCGCGCCGGCCTCAAGGCCCTGTTCTCCTCGGAGAGCGACATCGAGGTCCCCGCGGAGGCCGAGACCGCCGAGGCCGCCGTCGAGCTCTGCCGTGAGCAGCGTTTCGACATCGTGCTGATGGACCTGCAGTTCGGTTCGGCCGGCCGCGGCGCGATGCAGGGCGCGGAGGCGACGCGCGTGATCCGTTCGGCCGACGGCGCGCCCCGCGTGCTGGTGCTGACCAACTACGACACGGACGCCGACATCCTCGGCGCCGTCGAGGCCGGAGCAAGCGGCTACCTGCTGAAGGACGCCCCGCCCACCGAGCTCATCGCCGCCGTGCGCGCGGCCGCGGCGGGTGAGAGCGCCATCTCCCCCGCCATCGAGATGCTGCTGCAGAACCGGGCGGATGCCGCCGGCTCGCCGCTCACGCTGCGCGAGTCTGAGGTGCTCGCGCTCGTGGCGGAGGGGCGCAGCAACCGCGACATCGGGCGGCAGCTCTTCCTCAGCGAGGCGACCGTCAAGTCGCACCTCGTGCACATCTTCACGAAGCTCGGCGTCTCCTCCCGCACCGCGGCCGTGGCCGCGGCACAGACATCCGGCGCGATCCGGAGCCGCGCTCTCTAA
- the rpsT gene encoding 30S ribosomal protein S20: MANIKSQIKRIGTNKKAQERNKAVKSEVKTAIRATRTAIAGGDKAVAESALRTAGKKLDKAVSKGVLHKNQAANRKSSIAKQVAAL; the protein is encoded by the coding sequence GTGGCAAACATCAAGTCGCAGATCAAGCGCATTGGCACCAACAAGAAGGCGCAGGAGCGCAACAAGGCCGTCAAGAGCGAGGTCAAGACCGCTATCCGCGCGACCCGCACCGCGATCGCCGGTGGCGACAAGGCTGTTGCCGAGTCGGCTCTGCGCACCGCAGGCAAGAAGCTCGACAAGGCCGTGAGCAAGGGCGTTCTGCACAAGAACCAGGCTGCGAACCGCAAGTCCTCGATCGCCAAGCAGGTCGCTGCGCTCTAA
- a CDS encoding sensor histidine kinase: MATESTNSERSGAVKPSAARQAPSRAHSALTPVFVTMQVGLHALMVGLTGFVALRALLGAWPMQWLIVGLCVVLLAVYALGVRFARRTTPMWARALWFLTLVIVWLALTLLASDGAYIVFPLFFIALHLFPPRWSVPVVGAMLLLSILALGMHLGWDPGTFIGPIIGAAVAVVLGLAYRALFRESAERNLLIDDLLATREELAVTAREAGTLAERQRLAGEIHDTVAQGLSSIQLLLHAAERNISDEAALEHVQQARQTAADGLAETRRFIRELRAPALDEQSLPAALARLAASITAQSASTRPDSPTVVSFQLSGEPIELPMAHETTLLRIAQGSLANVLQHSQAQRAAVTLTFMDDEVTLDIVDNGVGFEAGAASRAEHRGESFGLATIRERVERLGGRLSVESTPGAGTALAVSLPLEVSP; this comes from the coding sequence ATGGCTACAGAGTCGACAAACAGTGAGCGAAGCGGCGCCGTGAAGCCGAGCGCGGCGCGGCAGGCACCGAGCCGCGCCCACTCGGCGTTGACCCCGGTCTTCGTCACCATGCAAGTGGGTCTGCACGCCCTCATGGTCGGCCTCACCGGCTTCGTGGCGCTCCGGGCGCTGCTCGGCGCCTGGCCGATGCAGTGGCTCATCGTCGGACTCTGCGTCGTGCTCCTCGCCGTCTACGCGCTCGGGGTGCGCTTCGCCCGCCGCACGACGCCGATGTGGGCCAGGGCGCTGTGGTTCCTCACGCTCGTCATCGTCTGGCTGGCGCTGACGCTGCTGGCCTCCGACGGCGCGTACATCGTCTTCCCACTGTTCTTCATCGCCCTGCACCTGTTCCCGCCGCGGTGGAGCGTCCCCGTCGTCGGAGCGATGCTGCTGCTGTCGATCCTCGCCCTGGGCATGCACCTCGGCTGGGATCCCGGCACCTTCATCGGGCCGATCATCGGTGCCGCGGTCGCCGTCGTGCTCGGCCTGGCCTACCGTGCGCTGTTCCGGGAGTCCGCCGAACGCAATCTGCTGATCGATGACCTGTTGGCAACACGGGAGGAACTCGCCGTCACCGCGCGGGAGGCCGGGACGCTCGCCGAGCGGCAGCGCCTGGCCGGCGAAATCCACGACACGGTCGCGCAGGGCCTCTCCAGCATCCAGCTGCTGCTGCATGCTGCCGAACGCAACATTTCCGACGAGGCGGCGCTCGAGCACGTGCAGCAGGCCAGGCAGACCGCGGCAGACGGCTTGGCCGAGACCCGCCGCTTCATCCGGGAGCTGCGCGCTCCGGCGCTCGACGAGCAGTCGCTGCCAGCCGCCCTCGCGCGCCTCGCCGCTTCGATCACGGCACAATCGGCATCCACCAGGCCCGACTCACCGACCGTCGTCAGCTTCCAGCTCAGCGGGGAGCCGATCGAGCTGCCGATGGCGCACGAGACGACGCTGCTGCGAATCGCGCAGGGCTCCCTCGCCAATGTGCTTCAGCACTCCCAGGCCCAGCGCGCCGCCGTCACCCTGACCTTCATGGACGACGAGGTCACGCTCGACATCGTCGACAACGGGGTCGGTTTCGAGGCGGGCGCCGCCAGCCGAGCCGAGCACCGCGGCGAATCGTTCGGGCTGGCGACGATCCGTGAGCGCGTCGAGCGGCTCGGCGGCCGGCTCAGCGTCGAGTCCACCCCCGGGGCGGGAACCGCCCTCGCCGTGTCCCTACCCCTGGAGGTTTCCCCGTGA
- a CDS encoding DUF4870 domain-containing protein codes for MSAAPPPPATPYQGQTQLSPADEKLWATLIHVGGIFFSFVPALVGYLVLKDKGPFIRLHTATALNFQITMAIAYVVGGILTIVFIGFIIIAAVSVLIIVFSIIAAVKANQGLAYQYPLAIKFVS; via the coding sequence ATGTCAGCCGCACCTCCTCCCCCCGCCACCCCGTACCAGGGCCAGACGCAGTTGAGCCCGGCCGACGAGAAGCTCTGGGCGACGCTGATCCACGTCGGCGGCATCTTCTTCAGCTTCGTTCCGGCGCTGGTCGGCTACCTGGTGCTCAAGGACAAGGGTCCATTCATCCGCCTGCACACGGCGACGGCGCTCAACTTCCAGATCACGATGGCGATCGCGTACGTCGTCGGCGGAATCCTGACGATCGTGTTCATCGGCTTCATCATCATCGCCGCCGTCAGCGTGCTGATCATCGTGTTCAGCATCATTGCAGCGGTCAAGGCGAACCAGGGGCTGGCCTACCAGTACCCGCTGGCGATCAAGTTCGTCAGCTAG
- a CDS encoding alpha/beta fold hydrolase, with translation MGQASSTALPTLFVHGIRTSSSMWRAQLAALHAQGHRALAIDLPGHGARIGEPFSVDAAISAIDDGVRELGGRVLLVGLSLGGYFSIEYAARHPHRVAGLIAASCSTRPRGAGLAGYRGLAAAIKRLPDRGLALNNAMARLAVGAEGSVDLGAGGIALEVMDGALAAAGSLDPLAGLARYPGPVWIVNGRLDHFRVDEARFVRANPNTRHVLIPGATHLVSLVKPERFTAIVLGALHELEAESRSIVDSAE, from the coding sequence ATGGGTCAGGCGTCCAGCACCGCACTGCCGACACTCTTCGTGCACGGCATCCGCACCTCGTCCAGCATGTGGCGGGCGCAGCTCGCCGCGCTGCACGCGCAGGGACACCGCGCCCTCGCGATCGACCTGCCCGGGCACGGTGCGCGCATCGGAGAGCCGTTCAGCGTCGACGCGGCGATCAGCGCCATCGATGACGGGGTGCGGGAGCTCGGCGGGCGGGTGCTGCTCGTCGGCCTCTCGCTCGGCGGGTACTTCTCGATCGAGTATGCGGCGCGGCATCCGCACCGCGTCGCCGGCCTCATCGCCGCGAGCTGCTCGACGCGGCCTCGCGGGGCCGGGCTCGCCGGCTACCGCGGGCTGGCAGCGGCGATCAAGCGACTACCCGATCGCGGACTCGCGCTGAACAACGCGATGGCGAGGCTCGCCGTCGGTGCAGAAGGAAGCGTCGACCTCGGCGCTGGCGGCATCGCACTCGAGGTGATGGATGGCGCCCTCGCCGCGGCCGGTTCACTCGACCCGCTCGCCGGGCTCGCGCGCTACCCCGGCCCGGTCTGGATCGTGAACGGCCGGCTCGACCACTTCCGCGTGGACGAGGCGCGCTTCGTGCGGGCGAATCCGAACACGCGGCACGTCCTGATCCCCGGTGCGACGCACCTCGTCAGCCTCGTGAAGCCGGAGCGTTTCACCGCGATCGTGCTCGGCGCACTGCACGAGCTCGAGGCCGAAAGCCGCTCGATTGTCGACTCGGCCGAATAA
- a CDS encoding DUF4870 domain-containing protein, protein MSDPSAPTPPYDPTQQPPTPPAPPAPPTQPENPYASTAAPGAPLSQEADIQWASFAHLGGIFSFLPSLIIWLIFKDRGRFTNTEAKEALNFQLTLLIAEVAAAILSVILTVITFGFFGFNIGWLIWVVGVIFSIIAFMQVKDGRGYRYPFAIRMIK, encoded by the coding sequence ATGAGCGACCCATCAGCTCCGACTCCCCCGTACGATCCGACGCAGCAGCCGCCTACCCCACCGGCACCGCCGGCACCGCCGACGCAACCGGAGAATCCCTACGCGAGCACCGCGGCGCCGGGCGCGCCGCTCAGTCAGGAAGCCGACATCCAGTGGGCATCCTTCGCGCACCTCGGCGGCATCTTCAGCTTCCTGCCGTCGCTGATCATCTGGCTGATCTTCAAGGACCGCGGGCGCTTCACGAACACCGAGGCCAAGGAGGCGCTGAACTTCCAGCTGACGCTGCTCATCGCCGAGGTCGCCGCCGCGATCCTCAGCGTCATCCTGACCGTGATCACCTTCGGATTCTTTGGCTTCAACATCGGCTGGCTCATCTGGGTGGTCGGCGTCATCTTCTCGATCATCGCCTTCATGCAGGTGAAGGATGGGCGCGGCTACCGTTACCCCTTCGCCATCCGCATGATCAAATAA
- the hrcA gene encoding heat-inducible transcriptional repressor HrcA: MVSERSLEVLRVIVQDYVSSREPVGSKSIVERHSFGVSAATIRNDMALLEEEELIAAPHTSSGRIPTDKGYRLFVDQLSDLRPLSAAQRHAIETFLGQSADLDDVLSRTVRLLSQLTQQVALVQYPSLTRATVKHVELVRLSTHRLLSVLITDTGRVEQRVVDTTSEVTEESVADLRTVINATLVGLGMTDAAAAAGGLADAAPPQLAGVASVVAETLVEQVLANRADKLVMAGAANLVRTEEDFTGSIFPVLEAIEEQVVLLRLFGEMATDQHGVSASIGRENASFGLGETSVLSSSYLSAGSELARVGVLGPLRMDYSNNMAAVRAVARYLSRLLGEN, translated from the coding sequence ATGGTTTCGGAACGAAGCCTCGAGGTTCTCCGTGTGATCGTGCAGGATTACGTCTCATCGCGCGAGCCGGTCGGCTCCAAGTCGATCGTCGAGCGCCACTCCTTCGGCGTGTCGGCCGCCACGATCCGCAACGACATGGCGCTGCTCGAAGAGGAGGAGCTGATCGCGGCTCCGCACACCTCGTCCGGTCGCATTCCGACCGACAAGGGATACCGGCTCTTCGTTGACCAGCTGAGCGATCTGCGCCCGCTCAGCGCGGCCCAGCGCCACGCCATCGAGACCTTCCTCGGCCAGTCGGCTGACCTCGACGACGTGCTCTCGCGCACCGTGCGGCTGCTCTCGCAGCTCACCCAGCAGGTCGCCCTCGTGCAGTATCCGTCGCTCACCCGCGCAACGGTCAAGCACGTCGAACTCGTGCGCCTCAGCACCCATCGTTTGCTGTCCGTCTTGATCACCGACACCGGGCGCGTCGAACAGCGCGTCGTCGACACCACCTCAGAGGTGACGGAGGAGTCGGTCGCCGATCTCCGCACGGTCATCAACGCGACACTCGTCGGCCTGGGCATGACGGATGCCGCCGCCGCGGCAGGCGGCCTCGCCGATGCCGCTCCGCCGCAACTGGCCGGCGTGGCATCCGTCGTCGCCGAGACGCTCGTCGAGCAGGTGCTCGCGAATCGCGCGGACAAGCTGGTGATGGCCGGCGCCGCCAACCTCGTGCGCACGGAAGAAGACTTCACGGGCAGCATCTTCCCCGTGCTGGAAGCCATCGAGGAACAGGTCGTCCTGTTGCGCCTGTTCGGCGAGATGGCCACAGACCAACACGGTGTCTCAGCGAGCATCGGGCGTGAGAACGCCTCGTTCGGGCTCGGCGAGACCTCGGTTCTCAGCAGTAGTTACCTCTCGGCCGGATCCGAGCTCGCCCGGGTGGGCGTTCTCGGCCCGCTCCGGATGGACTACTCCAACAACATGGCCGCCGTTCGTGCGGTCGCTCGGTACTTGTCCAGACTCTTGGGCGAAAACTAG
- a CDS encoding histidine phosphatase family protein translates to MSSRRTFRVAIAGLATVATIFSLAAFSAPAAAESPNNSSNSNAGKNAEVTVYLTRHGETWLNTQHRMQGWSDSPLTAAGELDAQNLGKGLAEAGIRFKSAYSADMVRHYDTISLALGELGYKGEPVRDKRLREVSFGKFEGATQAEVFTVVGPLLGGDQSVGALLGAIVTANGTSPLPAESLDQLSTRTMASLNDIASAQAKKGGGNVLVVSSGITIMAALETLGADLSSVTTGIDNAAVSKLTYKNGTWTVVSVNDSSYVEAGAN, encoded by the coding sequence ATGTCGTCTCGTCGTACATTTCGTGTCGCGATCGCCGGACTCGCCACCGTCGCCACGATCTTCTCGCTCGCAGCTTTTTCGGCCCCAGCGGCCGCGGAGAGCCCGAACAACTCGTCTAACAGCAATGCCGGCAAGAACGCCGAGGTCACCGTGTACCTCACGCGCCACGGTGAGACCTGGCTCAACACCCAGCACCGCATGCAGGGCTGGTCGGACTCGCCGCTCACCGCGGCCGGCGAACTCGACGCACAGAACCTCGGCAAGGGCCTCGCCGAGGCCGGTATCAGATTCAAGTCGGCCTACTCCGCCGATATGGTGCGCCACTACGACACCATCTCGCTCGCACTCGGCGAACTCGGGTACAAGGGCGAGCCGGTGCGCGACAAGCGTCTGCGAGAGGTGTCATTCGGCAAGTTCGAGGGTGCCACCCAGGCAGAGGTCTTCACGGTGGTCGGCCCGCTTCTCGGCGGAGATCAGAGCGTCGGAGCGTTGCTCGGCGCGATCGTGACCGCTAACGGAACCAGCCCGTTGCCGGCCGAGTCGCTCGATCAGCTCAGCACCCGCACGATGGCCTCTTTGAACGACATCGCGTCGGCACAGGCGAAGAAGGGCGGCGGGAACGTGCTGGTCGTCTCGAGCGGCATCACGATCATGGCCGCTCTGGAGACGCTGGGAGCCGACCTCAGCTCGGTGACCACGGGAATCGACAACGCAGCGGTGAGCAAGCTCACCTACAAGAACGGCACCTGGACCGTGGTCAGCGTGAACGACTCCAGCTACGTCGAGGCCGGAGCCAACTAG
- the lepA gene encoding translation elongation factor 4, protein MSPRALKALEPAATDPAFIRNFCIIAHIDHGKSTLADRMLQMTGVVSDRDMRAQYLDRMDIERERGITIKSQAVRMPWALGSQSYALNMIDTPGHVDFSYEVSRSLAACEGAVLLVDAAQGIEAQTLANLYLALENDLTIIPVLNKIDLPAADPDKYAKELASLIGGDPDDVLRVSGKTGLGVEDLLDRVTERIPAPQGDPNAPARAMIFDSVYDSYRGVVTYVRMIDGQLKPRERIQMMSTRATHEILEIGVSSPEPTPSKGLAVGEVGYLITGVKDVRQSKVGDTVTTAAKPATEALPGYTEPLPMVFSGLYPIDGSDYPILREALDKLKLSDAALVYEPETSVALGFGFRCGFLGLLHLEIITERLEREFGLDLIATAPSVIYEVTTEDKKTVTVTNPSEFPVGKISAVSEPVVKAAILAPKDYVGVIMELCQGRRGVLLGMDYLGEDRVEIRYTMPLGEIVFDFFDNLKSKTAGYASLDYEPAGEQTADLVKVDILLQGEQVDAFSAIVHRDKAYAYGVLMTTRLRELIPRQQFEVPIQAAIGARIIARESIRAIRKDVLAKCYGGDISRKRKLLEKQKEGKKRMKMVGRVEVPQEAFVAALTGDVEKKDKK, encoded by the coding sequence ATGTCACCACGAGCTTTGAAGGCCCTCGAGCCCGCCGCCACCGACCCCGCGTTCATCCGCAATTTCTGCATCATTGCGCACATTGATCACGGTAAGTCGACCCTCGCCGACCGCATGCTGCAGATGACGGGGGTGGTCAGCGACCGCGACATGCGCGCGCAGTACCTCGACCGCATGGACATCGAGCGTGAGCGCGGCATCACGATCAAGAGCCAGGCGGTGCGGATGCCGTGGGCGCTCGGCTCGCAGAGCTACGCGCTCAACATGATCGACACGCCGGGCCACGTCGACTTCAGCTATGAGGTCTCCCGCTCTCTCGCCGCGTGCGAGGGTGCAGTGCTGCTCGTCGACGCCGCGCAGGGCATCGAGGCCCAGACGCTCGCGAACCTCTACCTCGCGCTCGAGAACGATCTGACGATCATCCCGGTGCTCAACAAGATCGACCTCCCCGCGGCCGACCCGGATAAGTACGCCAAGGAGCTCGCCAGCCTGATCGGCGGCGACCCCGACGACGTGCTCCGCGTCTCCGGCAAGACCGGCCTCGGCGTCGAGGACCTGCTCGACCGGGTCACCGAGCGCATCCCGGCGCCGCAGGGCGACCCGAATGCGCCCGCCCGCGCGATGATCTTCGACTCCGTCTACGACAGCTACCGCGGCGTCGTCACCTACGTGCGTATGATCGACGGCCAGCTGAAACCGCGCGAGCGCATCCAGATGATGTCGACCCGCGCCACCCACGAGATCCTCGAGATCGGCGTGAGCTCGCCGGAGCCGACCCCGAGCAAGGGCCTCGCCGTCGGCGAGGTCGGTTACCTGATCACCGGCGTGAAGGACGTGCGCCAGTCCAAGGTCGGCGACACCGTCACGACCGCGGCGAAGCCAGCCACCGAGGCGCTGCCCGGCTACACCGAGCCGCTGCCCATGGTCTTCTCCGGTCTATACCCGATCGACGGCTCGGACTACCCGATCCTCCGCGAGGCCCTCGACAAGCTCAAGCTCTCGGATGCCGCGCTGGTCTACGAGCCGGAGACCTCCGTCGCCCTCGGCTTCGGCTTCCGCTGTGGCTTCCTCGGACTGCTGCACCTCGAGATCATCACGGAGCGCCTCGAGCGCGAGTTCGGCCTCGACCTCATCGCGACGGCCCCGTCCGTGATCTACGAGGTCACCACCGAGGACAAGAAGACCGTCACCGTCACGAACCCGAGCGAGTTCCCGGTCGGCAAGATCTCGGCGGTGAGCGAGCCCGTCGTCAAGGCGGCCATCCTCGCCCCGAAGGACTACGTCGGCGTCATCATGGAACTCTGCCAGGGGCGCCGTGGCGTCCTGCTCGGCATGGACTACCTCGGCGAGGACCGGGTCGAGATCCGCTACACGATGCCCCTCGGCGAGATCGTGTTCGACTTCTTCGACAACCTCAAGTCGAAGACGGCCGGCTACGCCTCGCTCGACTACGAGCCGGCAGGCGAGCAGACCGCCGACCTGGTGAAGGTCGACATCCTGCTCCAGGGCGAGCAGGTCGACGCGTTCAGCGCCATCGTGCACCGCGACAAGGCATACGCCTACGGCGTGCTGATGACCACGCGCCTGCGCGAGCTCATCCCGCGCCAGCAGTTCGAGGTGCCGATCCAGGCCGCCATCGGCGCCCGCATCATCGCCCGTGAATCCATCCGCGCCATCCGCAAGGACGTCCTGGCCAAGTGCTACGGCGGTGACATCAGCCGCAAGCGCAAGCTCCTTGAGAAGCAGAAGGAGGGCAAGAAGCGCATGAAGATGGTCGGCCGCGTCGAGGTCCCGCAGGAGGCGTTCGTCGCCGCCCTGACCGGTGACGTGGAGAAGAAGGACAAGAAGTAG